Within Lolium rigidum isolate FL_2022 chromosome 5, APGP_CSIRO_Lrig_0.1, whole genome shotgun sequence, the genomic segment GCCACCAAAGACGCTAACCATACAAACACAAAACAAATGGTGACTCGTTACGTCTAACCAGCCGGCCTACCATCATTGCCGGAGAGAAGACATGCCGACGACCAACACTAAGAGAAACCTCGTCGCCCACGATACAAGGTCAAACACCATAGATGTTGCAGAACCTTGGGGGCCGTCGCCGCGGCTTCCATCGCTCAGTTGCACCCCACGTGATCCACCATGACTCGCTTCCGGGACGGCcgccccgacataccactgcTCGCTTTCAAGCAGCAATGCCACACGACCCAGTTGTTTGCAACCCACACTAAaacatgacatgtgggccccaaGTTTGTAAATGCTAAGGCCCGCCCGTAATCCCTGTGATCGTGCTTGCCAGACAAAAAATCGTCACGGGAAAACCTCATGAGGAAATTGCAAACTCGACGCTTATTTTCGAGCGGCGCACGTACGATTGAAACTCCTCGATACATGAATATATGACACACCATTTACTGCCATGACACGGAAAAGTGCGACGCAAAATTATGCAGTCCCTGGTATACCTTTTACGGTATGTAAATTAATCACAATCAATAATTCATAGTGATCAATTCCTTTATCAAGATAGTAATTTTGATTTTTTAATTTCAAGTTCATTAAGGTATTAATTTCATAATGGGTTACGGTGCAAACTAATCTAATATATTTCTCCACTCATTATATGAATCCCCaatacaaaagaaaagaaaataatccCGAGCTCTCAACCTCCGCCCGCCGCACCATCCATCCACACGACATAGGGACGCCTCCCTGGCCTCTCCGCTCCGATGGCTCGATCTGTCTGTCGCAGCCCCCACCGGAGGTCATCGAAGCCTTCCTTACCCAAGTCATATTTGGTAGATGGGTGCGCCACCACCGTGGCAACGGCTGGCTGCATCGACAGCGGGGCAGCCCTTCTTCGGGTATTTGGTGGCACTAGGGTTAGCCCCCCAGTGTCGCCCTAGGGTGTCCACACAGGAGGGAGTTTCCTAAGGTGCTGAATCAAATCGGGTATACTGGCTTTGAATATGAGCCAGAACTCAAAGTTTGGGCTATATGACGCTGGGATGTGTTTTATATgcaacatttttttcttttcatgcCCTTGGCAAGAATTCTTTGGGGGATCATTTACATAACAAATTTACCACCTTCATATAGTGTTGCAAATTTGGTTGGAAATTGGTTAAATTGAGTTGCAAACAAGGATAAATGTCACATAAGAGTTGGTGTGTGCTTTTTTTTATTATGGGTTAATTATATTGAATGTCTGTAATGATTTCATCTTTAATAAAAAAGTTATCCATCATTTCTGCAGGTTATCTCTTTGGCTACGCATTGGATCTATACGTGGTTCTTTCTCCCCAGCCAGCGGAGGAGCGCCAGAACATGGATACTAGGTGCAACCGTTTAACGACGATAGCACATGTCTTCTACAGCCGATGCGGTTGAAGGTGTGAGAGGCGCCTCACTTCATGATGTTACGTCGTTGTTTTGTTCTAGTCATTTTTTGGTGGTTCATTCATGTTGAGATTCTTTGTGATTCATGAGATATGTAATAATCTGTAATACTTTGCGGATATTAAAGgccgtatgcatcgattgatgcggATGACGAGAAacctatttcgaaaaaaaaggaTGTGTTTTATACGTCAACAGTCAGTTACAAACTAGACCCAAGAAACTTACTCAACAATGGTCTTAATTATTTCTGTGTACAAATCAAACAAATATAAGCTTACAAGGGGAATAGAAATAAACAAAAATGAGCAAATTTTGAAGACAGGCGATAAGGAAATTTCTGTTGTCAAAATTTGAACTCATTAATTGGCGCGAACGTAACGTCCGTCTCTCAGCTGTAGAAGCTTGGTCTAAATCACCAAAGTGGTTCCGGCGGGAGGGTGACGTCGAAGGCGCCAAGCTGGTACCTCACGTAGCAGCTGTACGCCTTGACGGCGCCGCCTGTCTCGTTGGTGAATCGTGTTCTGAGCTGCCCGACCAGGGAGGAGAGGCACCTGCTGCACTCCGTCGCGTTGAGGTCCCTCGTGCACTGCGCCAGCCCGTAGACCAGCGACGCCGCGTCGTAAGGCGTGGTCGTGTTCGCCACACGGGACGGCGAGCTCGCGGCGCGCCCTGCGAGGTTGGTCATGAGCGGGAGCCACGCGTTGCGCATCCTCTCGGGGTCGATGGCCGTGCCTGCAACGGTCACGTAGAAGGCCACGTCGAGGTCGGCAATGGAGAAGGAGGGCGTCGGCGAGTACCGGAGCACGCACGCGTCGTAGGCCGCGCGCACGTTCCGGCTTCCCGGGCACATGGACTTGATCCCcgccgctgctccggcgaggcaTTCCTGGCACTCCTTCGCGTTACGGTCCGCGTAGCACATGGTGAGGCCGAAGACCTGGTCGGGCGTCCCCGGCGCTCCCGACGTGCCGTTGTAGAACCAGCCGTTAAAGGCGGCGGCCACGGGGAGGCCGGCGAGGAGCTGGTCCAGGTTCTTCATGTACTGGCTGCCGTCGGTGTAGTTATCTGTAGTCGAGCAGGAAGGCGCGAACGGCAGCACGGGCTTGCCGTCCTGACCGACCGCGGCCGCACAGAGCGATGCAATGACGGCGAGGAGCAGAGGGAGACGCTGGAAAGAAGCCATGGAGGGTGGCTGCAAGGGGGTCGAACGCTAGCTGCTTCAAGGATGATCAAACTGTTTTCTTTCCTGATTTGTTCCCTAAAAGCTTCTTTATATAGGTCACTTGGCTAATCACCTATGACACGCTGCGGCCGAGTCTGATGGGCCGGTTTGAATGAAAATTGGCGACTTTTGGCAAAGTTATATTATCTGTTGCCTAGAATCTGTCTTAAGCAGCTGCTAGTTAAATATATCTGGACTCGATCCGGACAATGTAAAATCAACCCACTTTAATTTTTTATTAAGGAATAATGATGCATTTTGCTGACCAATTCTTGTGCTCCGAGTTCAGAACAAGTCGAGTCGTTGCTCCAGGTAATTTTAATTCCTATCAAGTTCAGGTAAAATGACACCAGGTTTCTCCTGAATAGCAGTAGTATAGTCTGAGTAGGTGTTGACTGTTGAGAGCATCGATCGATTATATGGTCAAAGCCGtggcgttagggcatctccaaccgaacgacccatcccgcgcccgcgcgtccggataggTCGAAACGggcaaaaccgcggcccagcacGCGGACCTGGTCGTGTGTGCGTGCAGACCGGCATGGCGACGGCTCTAGACACGCTGTGCGGGCAAGCGTTCGGCGCGGGGCAGCACGGCCTCCTCTGCATCTACACGCAGCGCACGATGGTGGTGCTCGCGCTGGCCTGCGTCCCGATCGTCGCCGTCTGGGCCAACGCCACCCGGATCCTGGTGTTCCTCGGCCAGGACCGTGCCATCGCGGCAGTGGCCGGCGAGTTCACCCGATGGCTGATCCCGTCGCTCGGGGCGTACGTGCCGCTGCTCTGCCACGTGCGCTTCCTGCAGGCGCAGAGCGTGGTGCTGCCCGTCACGGCTAGCTCCGTTGTCGCCGTGCTCTGCCACGTTCCGGTGTGCTGGGCCATGGTGTACAAGACCGGCATGGGGAGCAACGGTGCCGCGGTAAGCTACACTATCTCCTGCGGTGTCAGCGTGGCCATCTTGGCGCTGTACGTGAGGCTGTTCAGCAGGTGCGAGAACACATGGACTGGGTTCTCCGTGCAGGCGTTCAAGGGTCTAGACCAGATCGCCAAGCTCGCCCTGCCATCGGCCATGATGATCTGGTGAGACAATTCTGTGATGGTCACCGTCTAGGAACTGGAGAGCGGCATTTCTACCATGCACCCTCTCTCACATCCACATTATATGAAATATAATTTAGAACCACAAGTTCAATATATGAACCGTTTCAATATTTGGGTTCCAAATGAGGATAGCTTAAAAAACAAGTCtaatattaaatatattttgaCAATATTTGAAATTTAACTCTTAAAACTCGGTGAAACTTAAAAAAATTAATGACACCAGGTGATTTTTTGTTGTTGAAACAGTTTTTCTACGTGTTTCAAAATTCATTCATCATAGTTATAAAATAACTCGCAATTTCCTTGGAGGTCAAACCATAAAATATATTcatgaaaacaaaaataaagtcaACTTTTGGTTATTCAATTCTAGTAAAAGTTCACTTTCGGTCCTAGAACTCCCGTTTGGTTCAAGATGAACCTTGAACTCTTGCAATCATTTCCTTTTAGTCCTTATCCCAGTTGGGCCAGGCAAATACCTGTCGCGGGTGGCAAAAAATTGAAGGCAACGGTGCAAGGGCAGAGAGGTAGGATGATGCTGATAGGCAAAGCAAGCAGTCATTCGTGGCACAACGCTTCAAGTGAACTGGGAGAGGGAGAAACCGAGCGAGGCACACATGGGTtctacattttttttttgcattaagATGTTGTGTTCCACATCTCAGCCAGCTTGTGTTTGGTCTTGTTAAAAATCAATTCGGTTGGTTGACTATTTCTTCTTTCCACGTCAGCGTTTTCCTTAACTTCTTCAAAAAGAGATGAAAAGTGGATTATTCTGAGAGTTCAAGGTCTGTTTTAAACTAAAAATAATTATTGGAACAAAAAGTGAGCTTTCCAAAAAATTCAAGGACAAGAAGTGGACTTTCTTCTGAAAACAATAACCAACATCAAAATTCGAGTTGAAATGATAAGGGAAGCACACAATGGTTACAATAAAACTGTGGTGACCATATTTCAGGTTTCATTGGATTTCATCAGGTTTCAAAATCCATCATGAAGAGTCATTGTGTTTCAAAATTCTGGTTCCAAATATGTTAAAACCTATTTTGGGCTTGTTTACAAGATATCTTGAAAACAAATACACATGTTCAAACCATTTTTTAATTTGATAATTCTTCCAACAGTTACAACCGTTTTAAAAATAGGATTGACATTTAAGTAGGTGTTGTAGTGGATGGGAGAAAGAGAACCATTGTGTGAGTCATTTGCACGGAAAAAGGGAGCAGAGATTCTTTTGCATATCCAAATCTCAACACAACCACACACAAGGCAAGGTGCATGCATGCACCCTAGTGTGCATGCTAGAAGTGTATTTATCCTAGGAAGTGTCCATCTacgtttatatatatatatatatatatatatatatatatatatatatatatatatatatatatgtatgtatatatatatatatatatatatagacaaaaGTTTTCGTATGTAACCAAACTGCAGTGCATGCTATCATTACCGTCCACCTCCGTGCCAAGATCCGTGCTAAGAATAGCAAATTACTTTTCTAAATGAGCATCTTTCTATTTAGTTGCCCGATGCCTCCACCCGGGTCGGTCTCTTTGTCAGTATAGCAGTAGCCTGCACTGTGCAGAGTGGAGCCATGGGGCTCGTCCGTTTCTTTTGGAGACGTTGCGTTTGGATTTTCTCTGTTGGAAGTGCAGATATCGCCCCAGTCCCGTCGTCATGGATCTTTCTTCCCCGCACCCACCGCCCTCCACCCTCCCTCCTCCCCGCACCTCCATCCCATAATCTGCCACGGGTACCTGCCCATCCCGATGGCCGGCGGCGCCCCCGAAGATCCTTGGTTCCCGCTGATTGCGGTGTTGGCCTGCTGTTCCGCCCCGTCCTCTTACTCCGCAAGTCATCCCCGGAGGAGCCCTCCACTTCCCCGCAGCGCCCATCTCCCCCGCCATCCCCTCCTCCCTGTCATCCGCGCCTCCATCCCCTCGCCCAGTCCAGTGGCTCGCGGATCCCCGTTCCTGCAGAAGGAGTCGCTCCCAGGGGATAGAACATCGTTGTGGAAGAACAGCGAGTCCTGAGCTAGATTTCAGTGCGAAATCAAAGGTTTTTGTGAATCCCCGGCTATTTGTTTGCAGATTTTCGGCTCACCTGTAAAGATTTTTTCATCCGCAATCTAATTTATGTCCCTCTCCAGACCATctgatttgctttccgtttcatgTTTCCTGGCAGGAACAATCATTAATCGGCGACGTTGTTCATGGCCAGCAATGGGCGGGGAGTTCTCATGACGCGTCCTCTGGAGAGAGATCTGGACCCCATCCCTCCACTTCCCGGCGGCCGGAGGCGAAGCGCAGTTTCCTGCATGGAGCGGATTCCGGTGGCGGACTGCCGTTTCGCGAATCGTCCACTTCCCCCGCCCCGCCCTCCTCCCTCTCCACCGCGCCTCAATCCCTCGACCTGCCTACCATCCCTGCCCACCCCGGTGGCCGGCGCCTCGAAGGACTCGAGCTGCAAGATGTTGAGCAGCCCGTCGACGTCGAAGCGTGGGGCCAGGCGGCCTAGCCGGGTGCGCCGTAGGCCGTCGTGGCTgagcgtcacgacgcgcgcccccTCGGCAGCCCACCGCGATGGGAGGTTGCCCTGCTTCCCGAGCGCCGTCGCTGGCAGCAGCAGCGCCGCCCAgagccgaggccgccgcctctgTACATGCATGTACTTGGTCCGCGAACAGGACTGCTGGTCGGCTACAGCTGCTGCTCTGGCTGTGCGCCTGTGCGGCGTTGAAACTTTTCTTGTGTCTTGCTTGCGGGAAATTCGTTTCGCACACCGCGACATGGGCGGGCCGATGTGCTGCTGCGAGTATGCTGTTCTTCGTACGGTTTTTACACTAGCGCATGCTTTTGTATTAATATGCGTTGAAGTTGTTTTCAAGATTACACTCATTCCTTTTCCTGGTCCTTCTTGGTTCTTTTATGTGCTGATTGCACTTTCAATTTGTCTCGCCTACACGGCAACCTAAGTTTCCCCCTACTGCTTTCCTGCTGGTACCGCGTTGGCTGTGAGAAATTGAAATAGTTGAAGAACACCAGGAGAGATGCAGGTTTGGCACTGTTGTGGGAATGACGTTGGAATTTTTTGTGTGCTTCTCTTTGTTAAAATTGATTAAGCTGAACTGAAAATTATATGTGTATTGTACTGAAGAACTTTTAATCGGCCCAGTGGTGACAGTTACCTGAAAAGagaagaaagatagaagggaTATCCACATGAACTGAATTTTGTGTGTGCTTGTACTGGTAGAATCAATTCATGAGTAGTTGTAAATGTTTTTATCTTTGTAAAAATAATTGTGGAAGGGAATGTCTAAGAGCATGCTGCTTGGTATTTTGACTGAtggattttcttttcttggattgcaTTCACATTTGTGTTGTGTATGCAGTGCATATGCTTGATGTATATCCTGATTCAAGCATCAAGTCCTTTTGTATTTTGTTTAGTTTCGCTTCTGAAATCTTAAGAGGCGGCTGTGCATTTTGTTTTTTGGATCTAATCCAAAAACTGCCATATAGTGATCAGCATGCTAGTTATAAGTGATTATCCATAGTTTTTCCGCTGCCATTAATCAGTTGCAGTCCTAGGTCTTGTTAGTTATGGGAGCTGGAGTGAAGTGTTTCATGTACAGAAGCACCATGCCTCAAATTATTGGATGATCTGTTAGCGGGGTACGACATATACCTAATCAAGGTGCTTGTAGAGCAATtcaaaaccctaaatcctaagtaCTACATGATATGTTAGTTCGACCAGGTGCCATATGAATTTTAGGGAGGGTGCTTGAACAATTAAGGGATGGTGCCGAGTAATTTTTGCTTAACCTTTTAGGTGCTTAAAAAGTTCGAGCAGGTGCCATATGAATTTTAAGGAGGGTGCTTGAACAATTAAGGGATGGTGCCGAGTAATTTTTGCTTAACCTTTGAATTAAATCACGACATCAGACCTACTGATATGCAATATTAACTATATTTACTCTATTTATAGATACTTAATAAAGTCAAACAGGGTACTGGATGTATCTTTAGATGGGTGCTTGAATAGTTAAGGTGTGGTGCTGGATAATTTTTCTTGGCCTAAACTACTTGTGACATCGGACATGCCTATTTCcatgtttgattaagatgaattaTAGGTGACTAAAAGTCATGAAAATCGATATAGTTCAGGTATGGTACTACAAATGTTTTAGTGAAAAAAATAGTCATGAGTgggttttttttttagtttaaccgCACGCTTTATTGATCAAGGTGGTGTAGTCATGAGTGGGTTGTGGTCAGCTAAAAATTAAAAAGGACAACATAATTCGAAATCCCTGtctgatttttttatttctttttctagGTACTTACAATTTGAACTGAGGTGCCAGATCTTTTTTATAAGAGGGTGCTTCAAAATTTAAGATGCGGTGCCAGAATTTATCGAAGACCTATGACTTGCAAGTTTGATCTTTTTATCTCTTTTTCTAGGTACTTGACAATTTGAACGATGTGCTAGATGTTTTTATAAGGGGGTACTTTAAACTTTAAGATGTAGTGCCGTAATTTATCAAAGACCTATAACTTGCGACATTAGGCCACCAATTTGCAAGTTTTATTTTGTAATTTCTTTTTATAGGTACTTTACAATTTCAACCGAGGTGCCTAATGTTTTTATAAGAGGATGCTTGAAAATTTAAGATCTAGTACCGGAACTTATGAAAGACCTATGACTTGCGACATCCGATCACCAATTTTCGAGTTTGGTTATTTTTTACTTCATTTTGTAGGTACTTGATAATTACAACCGAGGTGCCGGATGTTTTATAAGAGGGTGCTTGAAAATTGGCGATATAGTGCCGGAATTTATCAAAGACCTATGACTGGCGACAATCAGATCGCAATTGCAAATttgattttttatttcttttctagGTACTTGACAATTTGACTCGAGGTGCTAGATGTTTTTATAAGAGGGTGCTTGACTCGGATGTATTTTTAGGAGGGTGCTTTAACAGCTATGTTATGGTGCCGAATAATGTTTGCTTGACCTATAAAATGACTTGCGACATCGGAAAATTTGCATTATCTTTTGAGTCGAATTTGAGGTACCTCATAATTTAAAACCGGGTGCCGGATATATTTCTAGGAGGGTGCTAGAACAACTACGTTGTGGTGCCGAATAATGTTGCTTGACCTATATGATGACTTGTAACATCGGAAAAGTTTGATTATCTTTTCAACCAAATTTTAGGTACCTCACAATTTTAACCGGGTGCTGGATGTATTTTAGGAGGGTGCTTTAACAGCTATGTTATGGTGCCGAATAATGTTGCTTGACCCGTGGCCATCGACCCGAGCTTCGTCTCCTACCACACCGGCGCCGCCCGTCGGAGAGAGAGGCAGGAACCCTAGAAACACAGGAAACGCCGGGGTACGACTTGGTCAAGAACGTACGCTGGCCTGGCTTCTGAACTTCTGGTACGTCTTTTTTTCTTAGTGAGATAGAGACTCTTCTCGTACCTGGAGCATACGAGATGGATGGCCTCTTTCGGTACCGGCCCGAACGACTTAGTCCATCCGTGACGTGAGaccggtttgaaattttgcttgcCGAAACGGGAACGGCGCGCCGGCCTGCCAACACAGACTCACGCCAGGGCCTAGGACGCTTTTTTTCTTTAAATCCCTGCAGTACGTGGCCCATCAGTCTGCACACAGCAATAAAAATAGCCATGTTTCAAAATCAAACCGGAACTTGCTGTCCCAATCCAGACCAAAACTGCAACAGAATTTAAATTCCCTGCACAACTCAGGTCCATGTGTAAGGACCAAGGAGAGAGAAATCCTTTTCACTTCTTTTCTAGGAGTCACACTTAAAACTAGTAAGAGAAAAGAAGTACCAATCTCAAAGCATATGGACGGCAATGATAGCATGCGCTGGGGTAAGGTTACGTACCAAAACctcgtcctatatatatatatatatatatatatatatgggaaatacTGGGCTACCCAGGTGTGTAGCTATGCACACCAATCCAACCCTTAGATCATATATAGGGAGCACAAAGAGAGCACACGGTGTTAGTCCATTACACATGCTCCTCCGTTATATTCAAATCTCTTCCATCCACTTGATGCATGattgcaatttttttttattgATGCCGTCGCAAAGCTGGCATAGGCTACCGAGGCCAATTTCACTTCCCTTTTGATACCAAAACAACAACCAATTATCTTCACGGATGACCGTGTAGCAAACtgattgtttcttttttttccaaAACGACAACCAAATGTGGCACGGACGCTAGCTCGTTTAAAAAATCTAACCGGACCATGGAAAGTTTCGACCATTTTTTGTACCAAAATGACAACCAAAATGAGACACACATTCCGAACCAAATTGACAACGGAGTCACGGTACGGTCCGTTACAAAACAACAAGCTTTCCTTGCTATGGTCGGTTTTTATTATTCAGCGTTCAACCAGCTAATCGAAAAAATCCATGGTTGGCCATTAGGCAAAGGTTTTGAAGGGCAAGAAGGAAAAAGGAGTCTCCCCCCAAAACACACACATCATTTGTGCAACTCAATACCCATTTACCCATTTTGGAAGTTTTTCATCCAATAGCAATGAGCATCCCGAGCACATGTCCGGGAGAGGCAGACGCTAGCTTCGACAACATGACGGATGACATCGTTTCCGCCGTTCTTGGGGCCGTATCAGTTTCCGCTAGGTCCCCGTCGGATTTTCTGCCCGCTACCATGGTGTAAGTACTCTATTCATCTTCTCACGTACAGTCCACAATTTTTATCATCACCACACAAACCCATTGCAGCTCCAAGAGATTTCTAGAGCTCGGTATGAACATTGCCGGCACCAATATGGCCGGAGCGCGATGCTTCACTGTACGCGCCAAAAATTGGTGCAGTGGTGCCAGGAGATTTCTACAAAGATGCGCTCAAGCCGGCAACCTGGATGCATCTTATATCCTTGGAATGGTACATTTCTACCGATCACAACCCGTTGCACTCTAAATGTTTTTGCTCCCACACTCCCCTTTTAATGATGTATAATTTGAGGTTGCCGATCTAAGTGCACTCTAATTTTTTCCCGCCAGATTCTATTTTATTGTCTCAACTCACATGACGATGACATCGAGAAGATATCTTTTGCCGCTTCGAACGGACACCCAGAAGCAATGTACTCGTTGGCCGTGATCATGTTCAACGGCAGTGACGGTGGCGAAGCACAAAGGGACATCCCCAGCGCCGCCGCGATGTGTGCGCGCGAAGCATCTCTTGGCCATGTGATTGCACCTCCGCTTGCGACGCTGTTGCCAAAGAAGAGGCTACTACTACTGTCAGGAGAAGATGCAAGAGCTGCGGGGAGACTGGGCACAAACCGTTCCACATGTGGTCGGAAATCAACTTACGTGGCTAAGATTTGATCTGGGTCAAAGAACAACTGTGCAAACCATCTTTCCAACATTCAGGGTTCGATCGAGATAAAAAGGTCCGGGTTGTAAGTGAACTGTCCATTAGATTACATATCTAGATCAGATTTCAAGTAACCATTTTTATTATGTAATGAAACTATCCAGCTCAATGTACTAGTGTCATATCTTTTATCGGTGGAACAAATATAGATCAGTTGCTATCACGTACCTTAAACTAGTAGCAAAACCAGCACCCTGCACGGCATGCTCTACTTAAAATTACAGGCCGGCTAGTTAGGTCTGTACACTCTGAAAGTGTTGCTGATTTCATGTCCGTCCGTGTGGAACACCGCCGTGCACAAGTTAAATGTAATTTTCGACCTGAAACCACATATAAAAATCCCTCGGATGGCCGTGCCGACTTTTCTTGTCGATCCTGAAACAAAACAACAACCAAATCTCCAAATGGTTAACCGTCACCATGTTAACTTGTCAAAAAAAACGTAAACAACAACCAAATATGTCCACGGGTGACCTTTGTTTATTTGTTTCCAAAACGACAAGCATGATGTCTCACGGTCGATAGCTCGTAAAAAACATCTAACCAGTCGCCCATTCGATTTTGTGGTTTAAATAACAGTTCACCGTGAAAGTTATTTATACATGTTAGTCTAGGCTAGCAATGAACATTATGTGATAAATTTTATAccgcatgcaaaaaaaaaaattaaattggaAGTTTTTGGGATTGTTTGGTGCAGCCACACGAATGTAGGTTAaagatttagaaaagaataaaaaaaaactaattttAACAATGCAACATGCACCCATCTGCACCGTCAAGCAAAAAAACCTTGTTTCATTTCCAAAATAACAACTAAACCGTCCATACCGTCAAGCAAAAAAACGCTGTTTCAGTTCCAAAATGACAACTAAACCGTCTCTACACCACCTAGGTGGGACGGCATTGTTGCTACGCTGGGAAAAATAATTCAACCACGCATGGGGGAAATGCAAACGGCCGTTAAACTACATGACTACCAGATCAGTTTGATGTGAACCTGGGAAGAATTGGAGCCACACTATCCAACGGTTGGTAGGCTATGCACAGCTATCACCctaggtagaaaatccgcgtcgctatatatatatatatatatatatatatacacatgaagCCTGGAGTGGTGGTCATTTGAAATTCTTATATTTCTATCTGGACTTCTACCTAATCCAGAGCTTGAGACATCGGTGCTGTCAATATGGTAATTGATCACTCAGTTTGCATGAATGGATTCATCAAAACACACCTAATTCTCTGTGTTTGATTTTGCGGTGTTAACACCGGATCTTTACTGTACATGATACCATTGGGTCTTGCTTATTCCATAAGGTGCCAGACCTTCCTATTTCCCCATGCATACAATTCTCACGTACAACCCGTAAAAAAAATTATTCTCAAGTACAAGTAGGCAATCAATTCTTGCTTTGATGTAGCACGGTCGTTGCAAACGAGCTCGGCTCTGGGAAGCCACAGCCAGCAAAGCTAGCTGCGCGAGTGGTCATGTGCATGGCCTTCACTGAAGGGCTTGTCATAGCCTTGGCCATGGTTTTTCTTCGACATGTTTGGGGTTACATGTACAGCGACAAGCAGCAAGTGGTGTCGTACATTGCCAGAATGCTACCTATCCTCTCTATATCTTTCTTCATGGATGGACTCCACGGTTCTCTGTCAggtattttttttaaatattccTTGAGTAGTAACCCATAATTTGAGGATGATACATGCATGTGTTAACTTCATTATCACAGGCGTGCTTACAGGCTGCGGCAAGCAGAAGATTGGTGCAGGCGTAAATCTGGGCGCGTTCTACTTGTTGGGCATCCCAACGGCTGCCCTACTTGCCTTTGTCTTCCATTTTAATGGAACAGTAGGTTTTAGGATGTTGAGAAATGCGTGTTAATTTTTTGACTAAAATTACATGGAGATCTCTGACCACTAAATCTTGTTCGCTTCCAACAGGGACTTTGGCTTGGCGTAGTTTGTGGGAGCttcatgaaacttgtgttgcttctaCGTATCGCATGGTGCATAGATTGGGAAAAGGAGGTAAATAGTGCATATCTACTAAACTCTACAACGCAAGTTTGAGTATAGACGAGGCAATGCGATACACTTTATTGTTGTTTCTTTTGTATTCCAGGCACTCAAGGCAAAGGATTTGGTCTGTAGTTCATCTGTCGCTGGAGCATGACAGCGACACCCATCCAGTGCCTTGATATCGCT encodes:
- the LOC124655699 gene encoding protein DETOXIFICATION 16-like, with the translated sequence MATALDTLCGQAFGAGQHGLLCIYTQRTMVVLALACVPIVAVWANATRILVFLGQDRAIAAVAGEFTRWLIPSLGAYVPLLCHVRFLQAQSVVLPVTASSVVAVLCHVPVCWAMVYKTGMGSNGAAVSYTISCGVSVAILALYVRLFSRCENTWTGFSVQAFKGLDQIAKLALPSAMMICLEWWSFEILIFLSGLLPNPELETSVLSICVNTGSLLYMIPLGLAYSISTVVANELGSGKPQPAKLAARVVMCMAFTEGLVIALAMVFLRHVWGYMYSDKQQVVSYIARMLPILSISFFMDGLHGSLSGVLTGCGKQKIGAGVNLGAFYLLGIPTAALLAFVFHFNGTGLWLGVVCGSFMKLVLLLRIAWCIDWEKEALKAKDLVCSSSVAGA